Part of the Paludisphaera borealis genome, ACGCGGAAGATCCCCCTGCGGCTGGCCAAGTTCCTGGCCACCCTGGTGGAAGGCGGCGCCAAACTCCGGGGTGCCAAGAACGCGCCGATCATCAACAAGGCCCGCTACAAGTTCCTCGGCTTGAACCTCGACTACTCGATCGACAAGGCGCGGAGGGTGCTGGGCTATCAGCCCCCTTTCCGGTTCGACGAAGCGATCGAACGCGCCATGGCCGAGCATTCTCGCGCCCCGGTCCAGGGCGAATCCGTCGCGGCCGCCGCGTCCGACCGGAGCTGACGCTCCGACCGATGCGAGGCGAACGCGACATTATTTTTTTGGAGCATTGGATATGAGCAATCTTGCAGGCAAGACCGCGGCGGTCCTGGTCGAGAAGTTTTACGAAGATCTCGAGCTCTGGTACCCGGTGATGCGGCTTCGCGAGGCGGGCTTCGACGTCAAGATCGTAGGTCCCAAGGCCGGCGAGACGTACGCCTCGAAGCACGGCTACCCCGCCAAGTCGGACGTGGCGGCGGCCGACGTTCGGGCCGAGGACCTCGACCTGGTCGTGATCCCCGGCGGCTACTCGCCCGACCACATGAGGCGCACGCCGGCCATGGTCGAGCTGGTCGCGAAGGCGGCGAGCCTCGGCAAAGTCGTCGCGGCGATCTGCCACGGCCCCTGGATGCTCTGCTCGGCCCGCTGCATCAAGGGACGCAACATCACCGGCTTCTTCGCCATCCGCGACGACGTCGAGAACGCCGGCGGCGTCTGGCAGGACGGCGCCTGCGTCCGCGACGGCAACATCGTCACCAGCCGCACCCCCGACGACCTGCCGGCCTTCATGCA contains:
- a CDS encoding type 1 glutamine amidotransferase domain-containing protein, whose amino-acid sequence is MSNLAGKTAAVLVEKFYEDLELWYPVMRLREAGFDVKIVGPKAGETYASKHGYPAKSDVAAADVRAEDLDLVVIPGGYSPDHMRRTPAMVELVAKAASLGKVVAAICHGPWMLCSARCIKGRNITGFFAIRDDVENAGGVWQDGACVRDGNIVTSRTPDDLPAFMQGILATVADRP